From the genome of Electrophorus electricus isolate fEleEle1 chromosome 14, fEleEle1.pri, whole genome shotgun sequence:
CCAATTAGAAGACCATTGCAGCAGTCCAATCCTGATAATATAAATCCATGGACAATTTCTCTCCATCTGATGAAGAAAGTATATGTCTCAGTTTAGCAgtattacattacatatgttTGTGTCAAATGAGAGATCAGAGTTAATAATAACACCTAagttttttacaacagatttgGCTGTTACAGAAAAGATTTAGtagaaaattatataaattgCTTCTTGCAGCTTTGGGTCCAAGCAATACCACCTCGGCCTTATCGGAATtcagaagggtgtgtgtgtgcgtgtgtgtgtgtgtgtgtgtgtgtgtgtgtgtgtgtgtgtgtgtgtgtgtgtgtgtgtgtgtgtgtgtgtgtgtgtgtgattaaagcTTTCTGGACAAAGCAAAGGTCTGGAATgttttgattcccagggagtaTGCATACTAGCACATCTGGGTGTGAGTGGCTGGCAAATGCCATAACGAACATCTCTTCTTCACTCCCTCAAGTGTTATCGGGGCCTGTACATCACCTCCAGATCCTGGTGGAGAAACTCCACCTCCCCCGGATCTTCCACCTGTTCTAACACTCATTCCCCAAACCTGTATTTCCCAGCAGTGCTCTCATTCTACACCCTGGGTTTGGAAATGACCCAGACGCTGGCTTCAGAAGTACAATCTGTCTGACTGTGGTTGTCATCTAGACCATGAagtgaaatatttcagtaaatgttcaaaatgaaaaCTCAATCTTCTACACATGGGAAATGTCATATGTCAATTAAATTGCTGCTCAAGGTAGAAACTTGAACTTAAATAGCTACTAGTACTTTAGGAGGCTTTCATAACCAATATCctctttaaaaagaacaattaatattattattaaaaagtaatattAGCATAAATGCGGTGCAAACGCTATGGACAAAAAATTGATTGCGATAAATGATCGAGTAAAACAAATCacaggaaagaagaaaaaaggaaactatGACATCAGGGAGTTTCCTGCACCCTTCGGAGGATACTTAAACCACCCCTTATGTTTAGATGGTCATTGCCTCGGCTGTTCACAAAATCCATAACTTCTGAAACTAGAAAATCAGCGAGGCTATTATGTACCTGTGCCTTGGTGAGTACCTGTCTCTTGCGTCTATTCTAAAAGGACATATAGTGAGTGGTAATAGGGTTCAACTCAGGGTggttctttatttgtttaattttattttaaaggtttgCTTTGAATTCTCTTCCCATGCTCCTTGTCTGGCCTGTGATAGGCAGTTGTAAAACCTCACACTGAAACTTTGATAAATGTCCACTCCACCCCAGTgccccaccccacaccaccccagcACGGGCAGCGGCGCTACTGGCCCCCGCTCTCCGACAGGGGTGGGCCGCCTGCGCACGTCACGGTGCGGGCCGACTAACCAATGGCCGTCCGAACTCTCTTGCCCTCCTGCAGGTTCCTACCTCGCTCTGTGCGCGCTGGCCGCAAGCGTTGGCTGCGCACCGATCATGCAGGACTCCCAGGACAATGCAGAAAACGGGCACAGTTTAATCACGAAGATACTGAATGACATTCCCGCAGCGCACAAGTCCTGGATAAATATCGCGGTAAGGCTTGCGTTTCTGGACCGTTCCGTCCCCTGCGCCGTCGCTTAAGGCGTCGAGTTATTAAAGGAACTTTGGCATGCGCCTGTGCGCAGGGTCAGCGGTTCGGCGCGACATTACTTTTTTCGTCTTggtttgtcttttgtcttgttGGTTTTACGTGTTTAAAAACGATTTTTAAAACACACGTTGCCCTTTTCAGAGTATGTCATTGGACGAAGTCGACAAATTCCAGTACTTGAAAGAGCAACTTAATTTTCCTGCGGCTCCCCGTCTTCAGCTCATCTCGGATAACTTTACGCTGGTATGAATCCATTTTATTTCACTTCTGTTTCATATTGAAATCGGATTCCGTAAAATCGTGGCTAAAGCAGATGTTTGGGATCCTGTGTGTAAAGTTGTTATATTATACTCACGCATTATATTAGTTAATATGAACTATTTCCCACATAAATACGACCTGTTGAATAGATGACCCAGCTAATTATATTTCATGCGGCACATGCCAGGTGTTTAATGGGAGCGCATAGTCGAGTGTGTAACCTGTAGTGTAACCATCCTTCCCTCTCTAGCACGATTGCCTGAGTCGGATCAGCGAGGGTCTCAGTCTACACAAAGCCCTACTGAAGGTCATCCGTAAGAAGATGACCAGTGCTTCAGCGGAAGTCAATGAGCTCCTGTTCGACATTCGAGATCTTGCACTGCTGGTCCAGAAGGTATAAATCCTTTATCAGATTTGAGGAGCTTCTCGTCTAGGGCTAAATTCTGCCTCACACACTAATAATGTTGAGAAATTCTACTTTATAATGGCGTGTCCACTCTTTGAAACCATGGCCACTTTTGCAGAACACTGCACATATGACCATGTATCACAGCTCAAAAAGGAGATAATTAtgaagcagaaataaatattaattcagGTGTCCTGGGAAATGACCGGTACCTCCAGCTCGGTGCCTTGTTCCGATCTCCTCCCCTGCTGACTGTGGTTTTCGCCGCCGGGAGACTCGTCCTCACCTTGCTTCCTCTTTCGCAGATGCGGACTCTCGCACCGGCGCCAGCAGCGGGCGCTCCGCCAGTCCGGGTGATATCGGAGAACCGGCTGGAAGAGGACCTGCGCCCCGGGCTGAGCAGCGAGTACTTGGTGAAACTGGCAGCCCACCTCACCCTGCTCCAGCTCCGGCAATTCGGTCAGGACGTCAGCCGTAGCTTTCAGAGCATGCAGGATGGGCAGACCCCCACGCCATAGCCGCCCCGCCACGCTGCGTCTGCAGGAAGCCGTCCTGCCGCTTTTTTCCCCGACGGCTGCGCAGATAGAGCAGGATGTGAGGTTGTTCTCCACTAGCACTGCATTTGCAGTTgagctgtttactgtttactattGTGTGTTTGCAAGGCTAGCATGTGTTCACGTGTTTGTCTGGAATAGAGtatgtattgtatttatttaattcagtatttattcatatttattattgaCACATGGCCTTTTTcactatttataaatatttattttgaactCCTGAcctatttcattatttataaatgtctaTTTTGAACACATGACCTATTTCACTAGGAGAAAACAGCATAGTCACTCGCACATCCTAGGGTGtttgacagtgacagtgataATTTTTAAACCACATGTCTCTGAGGAGCCCAGATTAGTGTATTCATGTCTTCATGTCATGCTACCCTTCTCTAGCATGGGCCTtacctgctctgtctgtgtgtgtgtgtgtgtgtgtgtgtgtgtgtgtgtgtgtgtgtgtgtgtgtgtgtgtgtgtgtgtgtgtgtgtgtgtgtgtgtgtgtgtgtgtgcacgtgtgcgcgtgtgcgtgcttgggtgtgtgtataagtaCACACTGACCAGACAGGTATCAGAGTCATGAAGACATATATGTATGATCTTTGTatcagaattttaaaattattttgcaaaatgtctatttgtattatttatttacatttccgTATGATGTAACAACTTCGCTATAGACATACTATGTCATGACTCATGACATTCTGCCTTTGAGAACTGTTTATTGTGCAACACTAGCAACACCAGAGTGGCTTCTGTGGAAAATTATGTAAGATTGTTCAACCCTTCTGTTAACACTTTAATGTCATGTCATGGATTTtcaagtggtttttttttttcttttgtgatttgtaagattatttttattaaaatgccataaaagGCAACATTAGAGCTGTATGCCAATTTGTTGTAGCCTACAATGTGTCATATTGCTAATATTATTAGGCTATTGATGACTATTATTATACTGTATAATCATAACTGTTATTAACTATTATTGGTACTGGATAAAAGCAAGTGCATTGTGAAATAAAGCCTTGAatttgaagaaaatgttttgcaatTGCCTGCACATTACTATTATGGAAAGATTTCTATTCACATTTACTGCTGAAGGAGCCGGTATGCTACATTATCCATGCATACAGTTGGTAGTTAAACTGAAGGTAGTGGAATCCAAATGAGTTGGATAATAACGTAGGGGCTTTGTTTTTCCTAGAAAGAGAATATTCTCCCACATTGTGATCTATCTGAAACTTAGCCAGAGTAACCAGCCGGTAGCACACTCCAGTCGAACCTAGAGCCTCCTGCTAATAGTATTACTAGAGGAACACGTCCATAAACCAAGGGctggcagaggcagaggaatTCTAAACACACAAAGCCTCCTAATGCATCCATTACCTACAGGACTGATTCAAATTTGTCCCTGCTTGGTTTAAAATCACTGAATGTCTTAGGACCAAAGTAGATTTCCGATATGCTGGAAGTGTACAAACCCAGTAGACCTACTGGGTCATAAGGAACAGGACAGCTAACAGCGCCCCGAAGAACCAAACCTAGCAAGGCTGTACAGCAGTGCTCTGCTACCTATGGCTGGAACCAACACCAGGGTCATGTCCATGCTGCAAAGGGTTTGTTCTCCACAGCGCGAAAGTGAATGAAGACACTTGTGCCCCACCTCTGAAATAGTTCAGATGTCTCAAGATCTCATACTGGTGCTGGCACTTCCTATTTTcagtgtacaaaaaaaaaaaatcttccaaaTCTGGGAAGATGTGAAAGTATGGTGGCAACCCCAGTGCGTCACACGTGGTAATGAACTTGAGTAATCTTGTCACATGACATGGCTCATGTGTCATATAAAGTCCATCATGtgttaaagttatttttatgtagCAGTTGACCCATTGCGGGTCATTTTTCCACATGTATCATCTTCTGGTCTTATCTGCTCTTCAGATGCTACATGCTCTTCAAGTCTTGGGAAAATCcctctttttttgttcttttcctctGTATTTTGTGAGTATTCCAATATGTCAATAACACAAACCAACCCTTACTGCAGAcatatgttttgttattaaaacaattttaattcTTAGCATTTATATTTGTAGGATGCATGGGTctgtttaaatgaaatatgaaatgaataattcaatcatttaaaaagcaatcaGAAACAACTTCTACAATAGCTATTTgaaccacattttaaaaatcttttttattatattagttCTTTTtattaggggtttttttttttgtttttagttttagaCTGTTTCACCAGCTCCTACTCTGCATTTGGCACATTGCTCGAAGCTGGTTTAGTTTCTATTGCTGCTTTCTTAGTATGTGTCTTTCACTGTTAGACCACATTTGCGTAGTGGAGGCTGGATAATGGACTCTAGATGGAGGCTGGATAATGGATTCTAGATGGAGGCTGGATAATGGATTCTAGATGGAGGCTGGGTAATGGACTCTAGATGGAGGCTGGATAATGGACTCTAGATGGAGGCTAGATAATGGACTCTAGATGGAGGCTGGATAATGGATTCTAGATGGAGGCTGGATAATGGACTCCTGATGGAGGCTGGATAATGGATTCTAGATGGAGGCTGGATAATGGACTCTAGATGGAGGCTGGATAATGGACTCCTGATGGAGGCTGGATAATGGATTCTAGATGGAGGCTGGATAATGGACTCTAGATGGAGGCTGGATAATGGACTCTAGATGGAGGCTGGATAATGGATTCTAGATGGAGGCTGGGTAATGGACTCTAGATGGAGGCTGGATAATGGACTCTAGATGGAGGCTGGGTAATGGACTCTAGATGGAGGCTGGGTAATGGACTCTAGATGGAGGCTGGATAATGGACTCAGTGTGTCAAACTATCTTGAGATAGTTTATCTTCTCAGATATTAATGAATGAACTTTATTCCCCTCAACAGCATCTAAGTTAAATGATATTCTTTTTGCTTAACTTGGATAGTaagaataaatatgaaaatcacTTAATTCCATGATTAGTCAATTAATTGTAAAAGAAAACCACTCTACTGATTTAATTTGCTGCTGGCCTACAACAATGGGTCAGTTCTATAATGCTGATCATTTACTCCCTTACTGAGCAGCTTTAACTTTTCTGCTGTATCCGGTGATGCAACAGTTCCTTTGCAAGCAGATTCTGGTATATAAGATACACAAATGACACTGTGGGTGCAattgcctctgtttattttcacacataCCTCACCAACTTTCTGTGGAAAGACCACATTTTTTCCACCGTGTCTTTTTTATGTCAGAAACTGATGACAAATAATGATAAGCTGattaaatcatgaaaaaaatcttattattatttagtacaTATTATAATGTGGTTAttattccattttaaaaatcaccatTTAGGATTAGGTCTAAATCTAATAATTTTGAAATAAGCcaaaattacaattaatatGGATGACTATTCCCCAAAGCAATCATTCACAGTAACAAAACTCGTTAAAATAGTAATTTATCTcggaacctttttttttttttgcaacatttGCAGAAAGTGATTACATCTGCGTTCCATTTGTTGCAGTGCATTCTATTTTCTTAATTTGCAGAATAAGGACTTTTTAATGGCTGATTCAAGGTGGTTCCATGCTATATTTTTTTTGGAAGCCATTCCTAAATATTAGATTTGACCTGGGCTGATGACTATAAAAAGATCACttacataaatttaaaaataaataagaaaatttaaaataatgacagCATGATCCATTGTGAATGCCTCGTGGTTTACTGAGTATTACAAAATAATTCAGAAGCAGCTTCCTAGTTTTTTGTCTAGTGGTaatcacaaatgtaaaaacaaaactacagagACTGGTTTCTCAGACACTatgaaatgtgtgcatgtgtgtgtgtgtgtgtgtgtgtgtgtgtgtctgcttccaCTCTACAAAGCAGCAATCCCTGTGGTGTTCAGTCTTCTGCCCTGAGGGAGGGTCAGATCTATGACCAGcaagacaaaaaaagacaaggTTAGCCAAAACATAGAACTTCACCAGCTCAAtagatgaagacacacacacacacgcacacgcatacatatgcacacacatgcacacacatgcacagatacccacatatacacaccaacaaacagaaacagaccaatTTCACAAGTAGGGTAGGCTGAGCTAAGCATATGGAAGACTGTGTAGTCATGGAATTCTGATCCTTTCGACCTGTTACAAATCCTGAAGCTCCATTGCTGAGCAACATTTCCAGCCAAATCTATACCCAGTATCCACCCCTTAAGTTCTAGAATCCACCCAGAATTCACAACCCATATTTGTGATTTCAGTACCTAGAATTCAGAGCCCATCCTAACAGTGGCTGTGTGCTAAATAGGCTACTACAGACTACTCTGGAACAGACTGGGCCCCAAACCAGTATGACGTATGAGTATGTGACCAGTAACTTTTCCGGTGCCCCGATGACATTCTATTCaggccaaatattccagtacatgACCAGAGCTATCTTCGTGGTGTATTGCATTCTGTCATGCAACAGTGGTAAAAAATCTTTCGCAAGTGGTAAAAAATCTTTCCCAAGTGGGCAGAAACTTCATACATTCACATGACCTTGCAATATGGTTTGCGTTTGGCGCATACTAGATATTATACTGCATACTATTATGGGGACCAGTATCTAGTATACAGTAAATACTGAGTGCATTATAGaatatgtagtaggctatttttAACAGAATCAcatctgttttcatttcctttccttCAGAAAGGAGAATGGAATTTGCAGAACAGTAGCAAATTAGGAACAAACAGTGAAACCCACAATGAATGAAGATGAGTcaggaataaaataaataatcagacgTTCACATTCATGCATGTGACCCCACAGACACATCAGCAACGTTTGAGAACGTTGACAGGACTTTGGCTGAGGAAGCCTATAGACTGTAGGTGGGAATGTTTTGCCTGGGTGACTGTGTATTAGCAAGGTCTGAGaccaataaacacaaaaacaagtctCAGCTGTAGAGTAGCCAAATTATATTAAAGGTGAACACAAGGATGGAAACAATTGAAACCAATctttattttaatcaaaatatcAAGTCATTGTAAATGtggcagttaaaaaaaataagattaaatcaatttaagatcatttaaaaatatataaaagtctTTTTACAGTTACGGCCTTTAAtagatgctcttatctagagcaacttacaaaagtgctttgtcattttctcagagaataaatattttaaaatataaatcattTCAATATGGCATGTTATAAAACTTAATTTATTATGGACCTATCAAAGCTCTGCACTATTATAGATGCACATCTTGATGGCACATGTGGCAGGCAAGGGTCTCTGAGGCTATTATGGGTTTGTTTGCTTAAAGAATTAACCATATCATATCAAGGTAATCcccacatcaacacatcacGTCCACATGTCATTGATCTACAGAAAGCCAGTGCTGTCGGCATGCTCAAATAGAACTCATGCCATTTTACCGGGCCAATCACAGATCAGTATGCATCACATCGTCATATAAATAAGACGCACAAAGGAAAGACGACCAATCGGGGATCAGGAGTTACTTTACTTTAGTATGCAGTAAACTCAGAGTATGCAATCTCCTCCCTTCAATCAGAGACATGTCCCACCCCCATTCCAGACATCGGTCCAAAGCCAACTCTGCCCCCTCTAGCAGGGCTGCAATACTGCTGATTCATGCCACCATAAATAGAGTATGACCTTTCAGAGAAAACAAGGCACTTCCAGTCAGAGGCCAAACCACAAACTCCCCTGAGTGGGGTGTTAGGTCGTCACCTACTTACACCCTTCAGTGAAAACTGAGCTCTTTATGCCCTGAGGCATCACTGTGTGCGTGAATTATAAGCTTACGCCTAAAGTGCATCCTTAGATTCCCAAGTGGGAACCATACATACCAAGCAGGAATCGCTCACACACGGAGGTGTTGAGCAGCGCCACCAGGCTCTCCACCTTGCCGGGCTCCGGGCGGAAACACGTGTGCTCCGGGTTCAGAGTCTTCCCCTCCTCCGGCATGCACATCAGGAGCCACGTCTCGAAGAACGGCGGCTCGCCCGACAGACTGGGCTCCGACAGGATCACCTGAGGGAGGGAAAAATGACAGGGATGGAcaaggagaaagggagggaaggagggaaaatGACAGGGATGGAAAGGGAAAGTGATTGAGatcgggggaggggggttgttaGGAGCAATCCTGTGGTTGAAGACATCAGGTGAAAATCCCACTATTCAGTAATGCCCAGAGGAAGACGGTTTCTGCATGTGAGCTCTGCCTCATCTTAAACGTTCTTCCTGTTGCTGTCTCAGGGAGTTTCTCCCTGCTACCATCCATTAAGTGTCTAGAACGTTCCACTGTGGAAAGTGTCAAGCAGAGAGATTTTAACTGAACTGAGAAGGACATGGAACTGTGGGGGAAAAACGTATTtatgatttttgcttttgttacaTCTAACAAAACTACACATGCTTATAGAAAGTTTAGTTTCCAGCCGATACAGACTTTGGATGGCACAGACAGCGGATTTGCAGGGAAGCTTCTGTTGCCTCTCCACTGATAATGACTCACAAAGCTATTGCACATCACACATAACTGTCCACTCTACTTTCACTACCCTCAGgacccataacacacacacacacggccatcATTTCTACTTCCATTACTCTCAGGACCCACACAGGGGCGTTGGACAGCGGGTAATACACTGTTTTACTGTATACACTGTTatacactgttacactgtatatactgttattaaaaaaatacataaaacctGACTGTGTTCCACGATGTTTACAAGTGTGGTGTTTAATATCCCCTCCTCACCCCCTCAAAAACTAAAGTGGGAAGAAGAGATCATGAGGTGCGGACATTGAGCTCACTGTAGGACGCCAGATGCCACCACAAGTGAAAAAACCTTTTACTAGCACCACTACCTTCTCAACAGTGCCACCTAGTGGAACATGCTGAGAATGTCTGGAGTCACCCACATCCTGTGAGATAAAACACGGCTCTTCAACGGACCAAGGCATAAATTAAGTGATCAGCACTCTGAAGggctgaagggtgtgtgtgtgtgtttgtttgtgtgagtgagtgttatGTTTGGACAACATGGTAGAGAACGAAGAGCAAGCCATCAAATAGCAGGGTTCATATAGAAGGACCTGGctaaagaaaacacagataGAGTACCTCACTCCAGTACCCTCGCATATTCTTGTGTATGGGATCTGACCCCAAAGACTTGGGGAAGGTTCTGCCATTATTGGGAAACCTTCATTTTGGTAGATCCTATTAAATCTAAAACACCAAATATGCAACATGATTGTGTAAGGATAAAAATGGAATAATGTAttgacacatacatataatatcTTGACATATTATCTTTTGTTAATTGGTTTAGCGGTTAAACGGGATCAAACTGGGGATCAGAAACCTGTACTTCTGTCTTTCTGGGGACGTTGTGAATTACGCCAACCACAAAAGGCGTTAATATATGGATGAATtcctgtctgtttatttaacaaaacaaagcagaataTGTGAAAAGAAGGCTGCGATGATGGTGGATGCATTGATGTACATTCAGTGTATGTACAAGTGTTGACAGGAAATTAGACTCGACCAGAGTCTGATCCACCTTGTGCTGGATCACTAAACCCGTGCTAGATTTCAGGTGTTGTCTGTTATCTCTGGCTCTGCCTTTACATTAGGTTCAACTTGGGTACAATTCCAGACATTTTTATGTAGGGGTCAGTGTCAGTCTTTACTGGACGCTGGCGAAAACAGCGATGGGCTTGAATGTTTCTACAAAGATGCTGCGCAGTCCGACGCCGTGAGTCAGTGTGGGGAGGAAAGGCAGGGATTGGGAGTGTTGTCCACAGATGTACAGCATGACCTTTAACCCCTCAAGCATGTCGTGCTTATGTTCATTCCTGAGTATCTGTAGGTCTGTTTTATGTTAGGTTTGACAGAATTACACCTGAGCTTTATGTTAGATGTTAATATAgaatttgatttgtttctgtgctgtgatgctA
Proteins encoded in this window:
- the csf3a gene encoding colony stimulating factor 3 (granulocyte) a — translated: MYLCLGSYLALCALAASVGCAPIMQDSQDNAENGHSLITKILNDIPAAHKSWINIASMSLDEVDKFQYLKEQLNFPAAPRLQLISDNFTLHDCLSRISEGLSLHKALLKVIRKKMTSASAEVNELLFDIRDLALLVQKMRTLAPAPAAGAPPVRVISENRLEEDLRPGLSSEYLVKLAAHLTLLQLRQFGQDVSRSFQSMQDGQTPTP
- the LOC113582713 gene encoding mediator of RNA polymerase II transcription subunit 24-like; this translates as MVILSEPSLSGEPPFFETWLLMCMPEEGKTLNPEHTCFRPEPGKVESLVALLNTSVCERFLLDLTLPQGRRLNTTGIAAL